A single genomic interval of Pseudorca crassidens isolate mPseCra1 chromosome 19, mPseCra1.hap1, whole genome shotgun sequence harbors:
- the LOC137212510 gene encoding LOW QUALITY PROTEIN: myosin-4-like (The sequence of the model RefSeq protein was modified relative to this genomic sequence to represent the inferred CDS: substituted 1 base at 1 genomic stop codon) produces MSSDAEMAILGEAVPYLRMPEKERMEAQNRPFDAKSSIFVVDPKESFVKATVQSREGGKVTAKTEAGATVTVKDDQVFPMNPPKFDKIEDMVMMTHLHEPAVLYNLKERYAAWMIYTYXGLFCITVNPYKWLLVYNPEVVAAYRGKKQEAPPHLFSTSNNAYQFMLTDRENQSTLITGESRAGKTVNMKCVIQYFATIAVTGKKRKDEGTSGKMQGTLENQIISANPLLEAFGNAKTVRNDNSSRFVSLNAPDHHHPYDYAFISQGEVTVPNTDDREELMATDSATDILGFSSDEKVSIYNLTGAVMNYGNLKFKQKQPEEQAEPDGTEVADKAASLQGLNSADLLQALCYPRVKVSNEYVTKGQTVQQVMAQPL; encoded by the exons ATGAGTTCTGACGCTGAGATGGCCATTTTGGGGGAGGCTGTTCCTTACCTCCGAATGCCTGAAAAGGAGCGCATGGAGGCCCAGAATAGGCCTTTTGATGCCAAGTCCTCAATCTTCGTGGTAGACCCTAAGGAGTCCTTTGTGAAAGCAACCGTGCAAagtagagaaggagggaaggtgaCAGCCAAGACCGAAGCTGGAGCT ACAGTAACTGTGAAAGACGACCAAGTTTTCCCCATGAACCCTCCCAAATTTGACAAGATCGAGGACATGGTCATGATGACGCACCTGCATGAGCCAGCAGTGCTGTACAACCTCAAAGAGCGTTACGCAGCCTGGATGATCTAC ACCTACTGAGGCCTCTTCTGTATCACCGTCAACCCCTACAAGTGGCTGCTGGTGTACAACCCAGAGGTGGTGGCTGCCTACCGAGGCAAAAAACAGGAGGCCCCGCCCCACCTCTTCTCCACCTCTAACAACGCCTATCAGTTCATGCTGACTG ATCGAGAGAATCAGTCTACCTTAATCAC CGGAGAATCCAGGGCTGGGAAGACTGTGAACATGAAGTGTGTCATCCAGTACTTTGCAACAATTGCAGTCactgggaagaagaggaaggatgaAGGTACTAGTGGCAAAATGCAG GGGACTCTGGAAAATCAAATCATCAGTGCCAACCCCCTGCTGGAGGCCTTTGGCAATGCCAAGACCGTGAGGAATGACAACTCCTCTCGCTTTGTAAGTCT AAATGCTCCTGATCACCACCACCCGTATGACTATGCCTTCATCAGTCAAGGGGAGGTCACAGTCCCTAACACTGATGACCGAGAAGAGCTGATGGCCACAGAT AGTGCCACTGACATCCTGGGCTTCTCTTCTGATGAAAAAGTGTCCATCTACAATCTCACGGGGGCAGTAATGAATTATGGGAACTTGAAATTTAAGCAAAAGCAGCCTGAGGAGCAAGCAGAGCCAGATGGCACCGAAG TTGCTGACAAGGCTGCCTCTCTCCAGGGTCTGAACTCTGCTGACCTGCTCCAAGCCCTCTGCTACCCCAGGGTCAAGGTCAGCAATGAGTATGTCACCAAAGGCCAGACTGTGCAGCAGGTAATGGCACAACCTCTGTGA